The Microcebus murinus isolate Inina chromosome 4, M.murinus_Inina_mat1.0, whole genome shotgun sequence genome has a segment encoding these proteins:
- the SLC25A45 gene encoding solute carrier family 25 member 45 isoform X3, giving the protein MVKIYRHESLLGFFKGMSFPIASIALVNSVLFGVYSNSLLALTATSHQERRTQPPSYTHVFIAGCTGGFLQAYFLAPFDLIKVRLQNQTEPRGQLGGPPPRYRGPMHCAASIFQKEGPRGLFRGAWALTLRDTPTLGIYFVTYEVLCRQYTPEGQNPSSATVLVAGGFAGIASWVTATPLDVIKSRMQMDGLKRRAYQGVLDCMVSSVRQEGPGVFFRGVTINSARAFPVNAVTFLSYEYLLRW; this is encoded by the exons ATGGTGAAGATTTACCGCCATGAGTCG CTGCTGGGCTTCTTCAAGGGCATGAGCTTTCCCATCGCGAGCATAGCCCTGGTCAACTCCGTGCTGTTCGGGGTCTACAGCAATTCCCTGCTGGCACTCACCGCAACTTCCCACCAGGAGCGGCGCACCCAGCCGCCCAGCTACACACATGTCTTCATAGCAGGCTGCACTGGGGGGTTCCTGCAG GCCTACTTCCTGGCCCCTTTTGACCTCATCAAAGTCCGGTTACAAAACCAGACAGAGCCGAGGGGCCAGCTGGGGGGCCCCCCACCCCGGTACCGGGGACCCATGCACTGTGCAGCCTCCATCTTCCAGAAGGAGGGGCCCCGGGGGTTGTTCCGAGGAGCCTGGGCCCTGACGCTGAGAGACACCCCTACATTGGGAATCTACTTTGTCACCTATGAAGTGCTCTGTCGCCAGTATACACCAGAGGGCCAGAATCCTA gctcAGCCACAGTGCTAGTGGCAGGGGGCTTTGCTGGCATCGCGTCCTGGGTCACAGCCACACCCTTAGACGTGATCAAGTCCCGGATGCAGATGGACGGGCTGAAGCGGAGGGCGTACCAGGGCGTGCTGGACTGCATGGTGAGCAGCGTCCGGCAGGAAGGCCCGGGGGTCTTCTTCCGGGGGGTCACCATCAACAGTGCCCGTGCCTTTCCTGTCAACGCTGTCACCTTCCTCAGCTACGAATATCTCCTACGCTGGTAG
- the SLC25A45 gene encoding solute carrier family 25 member 45 isoform X1 yields the protein MPVEEFVAGWISGALGLVLGHPFDTVKVRLQTQTTYRGIVDCMVKIYRHESLLGFFKGMSFPIASIALVNSVLFGVYSNSLLALTATSHQERRTQPPSYTHVFIAGCTGGFLQAYFLAPFDLIKVRLQNQTEPRGQLGGPPPRYRGPMHCAASIFQKEGPRGLFRGAWALTLRDTPTLGIYFVTYEVLCRQYTPEGQNPSSATVLVAGGFAGIASWVTATPLDVIKSRMQMDGLKRRAYQGVLDCMVSSVRQEGPGVFFRGVTINSARAFPVNAVTFLSYEYLLRW from the exons ATGCCTGTGGAGGAGTTCGTGGCTGGTTGGATCTCTG GAGCTCTGGGCTTGGTCCTGGGACACCCCTTTGACACTGTGAAG GTGCGGCTGCAGACCCAGACCACGTACCGGGGCATCGTTGATTGCATGGTGAAGATTTACCGCCATGAGTCG CTGCTGGGCTTCTTCAAGGGCATGAGCTTTCCCATCGCGAGCATAGCCCTGGTCAACTCCGTGCTGTTCGGGGTCTACAGCAATTCCCTGCTGGCACTCACCGCAACTTCCCACCAGGAGCGGCGCACCCAGCCGCCCAGCTACACACATGTCTTCATAGCAGGCTGCACTGGGGGGTTCCTGCAG GCCTACTTCCTGGCCCCTTTTGACCTCATCAAAGTCCGGTTACAAAACCAGACAGAGCCGAGGGGCCAGCTGGGGGGCCCCCCACCCCGGTACCGGGGACCCATGCACTGTGCAGCCTCCATCTTCCAGAAGGAGGGGCCCCGGGGGTTGTTCCGAGGAGCCTGGGCCCTGACGCTGAGAGACACCCCTACATTGGGAATCTACTTTGTCACCTATGAAGTGCTCTGTCGCCAGTATACACCAGAGGGCCAGAATCCTA gctcAGCCACAGTGCTAGTGGCAGGGGGCTTTGCTGGCATCGCGTCCTGGGTCACAGCCACACCCTTAGACGTGATCAAGTCCCGGATGCAGATGGACGGGCTGAAGCGGAGGGCGTACCAGGGCGTGCTGGACTGCATGGTGAGCAGCGTCCGGCAGGAAGGCCCGGGGGTCTTCTTCCGGGGGGTCACCATCAACAGTGCCCGTGCCTTTCCTGTCAACGCTGTCACCTTCCTCAGCTACGAATATCTCCTACGCTGGTAG
- the SLC25A45 gene encoding solute carrier family 25 member 45 isoform X2 — protein MPVEEFVAGWISGALGLVLGHPFDTVKVRLQTQTTYRGIVDCMVKIYRHESLLGFFKGMSFPIASIALVNSVLFGVYSNSLLALTATSHQERRTQPPSYTHVFIAGCTGGFLQAYFLAPFDLIKVRLQNQTEPRGQLGGPPPRYRGPMHCAASIFQKEGPRGLFRGAWALTLRDTPTLGIYFVTYEVLCRQYTPEGQNPSSATVLVAGGFAGIASWVTATPLDVIKSRMQMDGLKRRAYQGVLDCMG, from the exons ATGCCTGTGGAGGAGTTCGTGGCTGGTTGGATCTCTG GAGCTCTGGGCTTGGTCCTGGGACACCCCTTTGACACTGTGAAG GTGCGGCTGCAGACCCAGACCACGTACCGGGGCATCGTTGATTGCATGGTGAAGATTTACCGCCATGAGTCG CTGCTGGGCTTCTTCAAGGGCATGAGCTTTCCCATCGCGAGCATAGCCCTGGTCAACTCCGTGCTGTTCGGGGTCTACAGCAATTCCCTGCTGGCACTCACCGCAACTTCCCACCAGGAGCGGCGCACCCAGCCGCCCAGCTACACACATGTCTTCATAGCAGGCTGCACTGGGGGGTTCCTGCAG GCCTACTTCCTGGCCCCTTTTGACCTCATCAAAGTCCGGTTACAAAACCAGACAGAGCCGAGGGGCCAGCTGGGGGGCCCCCCACCCCGGTACCGGGGACCCATGCACTGTGCAGCCTCCATCTTCCAGAAGGAGGGGCCCCGGGGGTTGTTCCGAGGAGCCTGGGCCCTGACGCTGAGAGACACCCCTACATTGGGAATCTACTTTGTCACCTATGAAGTGCTCTGTCGCCAGTATACACCAGAGGGCCAGAATCCTA gctcAGCCACAGTGCTAGTGGCAGGGGGCTTTGCTGGCATCGCGTCCTGGGTCACAGCCACACCCTTAGACGTGATCAAGTCCCGGATGCAGATGGACGGGCTGAAGCGGAGGGCGTACCAGGGCGTGCTGGACTGCATG GGATGA
- the SLC25A45 gene encoding solute carrier family 25 member 45 isoform X4 — protein sequence MPVEEFVAGWISGALGLVLGHPFDTVKVRLQTQTTYRGIVDCMVKIYRHESAYFLAPFDLIKVRLQNQTEPRGQLGGPPPRYRGPMHCAASIFQKEGPRGLFRGAWALTLRDTPTLGIYFVTYEVLCRQYTPEGQNPSSATVLVAGGFAGIASWVTATPLDVIKSRMQMDGLKRRAYQGVLDCMVSSVRQEGPGVFFRGVTINSARAFPVNAVTFLSYEYLLRW from the exons ATGCCTGTGGAGGAGTTCGTGGCTGGTTGGATCTCTG GAGCTCTGGGCTTGGTCCTGGGACACCCCTTTGACACTGTGAAG GTGCGGCTGCAGACCCAGACCACGTACCGGGGCATCGTTGATTGCATGGTGAAGATTTACCGCCATGAGTCG GCCTACTTCCTGGCCCCTTTTGACCTCATCAAAGTCCGGTTACAAAACCAGACAGAGCCGAGGGGCCAGCTGGGGGGCCCCCCACCCCGGTACCGGGGACCCATGCACTGTGCAGCCTCCATCTTCCAGAAGGAGGGGCCCCGGGGGTTGTTCCGAGGAGCCTGGGCCCTGACGCTGAGAGACACCCCTACATTGGGAATCTACTTTGTCACCTATGAAGTGCTCTGTCGCCAGTATACACCAGAGGGCCAGAATCCTA gctcAGCCACAGTGCTAGTGGCAGGGGGCTTTGCTGGCATCGCGTCCTGGGTCACAGCCACACCCTTAGACGTGATCAAGTCCCGGATGCAGATGGACGGGCTGAAGCGGAGGGCGTACCAGGGCGTGCTGGACTGCATGGTGAGCAGCGTCCGGCAGGAAGGCCCGGGGGTCTTCTTCCGGGGGGTCACCATCAACAGTGCCCGTGCCTTTCCTGTCAACGCTGTCACCTTCCTCAGCTACGAATATCTCCTACGCTGGTAG